One Papio anubis isolate 15944 chromosome 18, Panubis1.0, whole genome shotgun sequence genomic window, GAGTGCTGAGGAGGCCCCAGAAAACAGCTGCGGGAGGAGTGGAGACAGAGGCGGGGGTCTCCTTCctggggaggactcagggagGGAGGGCTCTGCACAGCAGGGGCAGATCTGTTGGTACAGAGTCCTGAGGGGCCTGGGGAGGACGGACAGGACCAACAGGGCATCTGCAGGTGGGCCCCCATGTcctgggttgaattgtgtcccctgaAAGTTGCATTTGAgttcgggcacggtggctcacgcctgtaatcccagcactttgggagacgaggcgggcggatcacctgaggtggggagttcgtgaccagcctgaccaatatagagaaaacctgtctgtactaaaaatacaaagttagctgggggtggtggagggcagctgtagtcccagctgctcaggagactgaggcaggagaatagcttgagcctgggaggcggaggttgcagtgagctgagatcgcaccactgcactccagcctgggcaacacagcaagactctgtctcagaaaaaaaaaaaaaaaaaaaagcacctgaaCCCCAGGCCCCGCACCGGGCTACGTGGCGTTACGTGGAAGCACAACAGGTCCTCTTATCCCAGCGTTCGCTGTCCACTGCCTCAGTTGCTGGTGTGAGGTCTGGGTTCAGGATGGCACCGTACAGGAGGGCATTTGGTTGCTCAGTTAACTTTTATTCCTGTGCCGTGCTGAAATCTGTCTATGTAACTAGTAAAtcttgttaatctcttactgggCTTGACATGCAAATGAGAATGTTCATATAGGAAAAAGCCTGGTATGTAGGGGTTCCATGCCATCCGCAGCCTCAGGCTTCCAtggggggtcttggaatgtatccccccTGCTACAGATCGGGGGATGCTACTGCAGGGTCCTCATAACCAGGTTAAAATGAGGCTGGTAGGGTGGGCCAGtgaccagtgtccttataagaacaaACTTGGACAGACACTCAGAAGAGATGGCCCCCAGCGCAGAGGCAGACACCGGAGTCATGTGGCTGCCTGCCATGAAGGAGGGTGGacaccaggaggaggaggaggagcgcCCCAGGTcctagagggagggaggagggaggaggagcgtgccccagccctggagagagggaggaggaggagcgtgccccagccctggagagagggaggaggaggagcacaccccagccctggagggagggaggaggagcatgccccagccctggagggaggagggaggaggagcacACCCCAgccctggagggaggagggaggaggaggagcacacCCCAGCCCTGGAGGGAGGAGGCCCTGCCCACTGCAGATCTGACTTTCAGCCTTGGAGCCACCTGTCCGAGGCCACTCAGTGCATGGTCCTCTGCTGCTGCCTCCAGCGTCTCAGCTCTGTGCTTCGAAGCACGACTTCAGTCAGGCTTTGAGGTCGTGCCCTCTTCGGCCATGGTCTGAGCAGCACGTCAGGTGGATGACAGGGACCGGGAGGGCTGGCCCACTCTGCAGGCCAGGGTGGATGTCCGCTCGAGGATGTCACTGTCCTGTGAGTGGAAGGAGAGGAGCCAAGGGCTCTGGGGGCCGTCACTGTCCTGTGAGTGGAAGGAGAGGAGCCAAGGGCTCTGGGGGCCGTCACTGTCCTGTGGGTGGATGGAGAGGAGCGAAGGGCTCTGGGGGCCGTCACTGTCGtgtgaggggaaggagaggagcgAACGGCTCTGGGGGCCGCTGGCCCAGGGTCTGCCTTTGGTTCTGCCAATGAGCGTCCTTGAGGGCCGAGGCCTTGGTGACTGCTGTTGTGGGTTCCTGGTCCTCAGGGGGTCTTGGCCTGGCCACCTCCACCCCCCACCTGTTCCTTTAGTTTCTGGATAAGACCTTCGAAAGTCCCTAAAAGCTTCATTTGAACAGTGTCTCTGTGGGAGTGGAGATGCTGCTGCGGGTACCATGTGCTGTCCCGGAGGCCTCAGGGCGTCAGGTTCTCTGCCCCGGACCCTGCTGCCTCTGTGACCGGGAAGGACCGTGTTGCCAGGTGGCACCACAGCCCGGCCTCCGTGCCCCGGAAATTCCCTCATGGCTGGCGTGTGGATGAGGGTTGAGTCTGGGTCGTGCTGTgcggtggagtggggtggggatggCCTCTGCCTTGCGGCCTGTGGAGTCCGCTGTCCACCCCTGAGCCAGGCTCCTCTCCCACCTGCTGCTGTGGGTGGTGGAGCACGGTCTCCACACAGTGTGGCTGCTGAGCGAGGCCAGATTCGGGGTGAAGTTCAGAGGCCCGGACCTGCCAGGCCGCGCTGCATCCACACCAGCCTGTGCCCGTGCGCGATGGGCTGTGCACGGCCAGGGCCACCACGTGGCACGAGGATGCTCTGGCTGCTCCTGTGGGGTTCAGAGTGTGTGGCCGCCGAGCACCAGGCCTCCGGCGAGGGGCCCCTGCCACCCTGTGGTTGCTCCCGTGGTCCCCGTGGCACTGACTGGTGCCAGCCGGTTCCACGGAGGAGAAGCGGAGGCCTGGGCGGAGGGGTGAGGTGCAGGCCATGAGCTGAGGCTGGGCCCCACAAATCTCGCGTGTGGCTAGTGTTGCGTTCTTCAGAGGTCACCTTCCTGCCTTTCCTGTTGATGCTGAAAATGTCTGGAAAGGCCCAGCCCTCTTCCCCAGCCGAGGGGGGTTTGTCCCTCTGCGACCCGTTGGCTGCCCAGTCCGTTTCTCCAGCTGTTTCCTGGGACGCCCCCTGTGTGGTGAACCTGCTGTCACCCTGACACGGCCACCGGGTCGCAGCAGTCATCGCTGCCTGGATCAGCCAGCTCCacgctgggtggggtggggtgcggGGAGTGCGGCCGCAAGAGCCCTGTGAGGGCGGGGCTTGACATCGGTACCTGGGGGGCAGTGACCACCTCTCCACTTCTGCTGGGCCACTGGTCTGAACCGAGCACCAGGCagggctggccaggctggaggtTCCCGGCGCGCCAACCCCCAGTTGGGTCTGACAGGTGTCCCCGGGGTGCGGTTGCCCGGGGCTGTGGAGGGACCATCTATCCCAGGTGAGGACAGGAAGAAGGGGGTCTGAGACCCTTCAGGGACAGGGAGGGGTGGCTTCGCACGTCTCAGAGCAGGACTTAGCAGCACACTGTCCAGTACCAGGCGTCAGTGTGGGTTCAAGAACCCCCAGGTGGACCTGGAGTCCACTGTCCACTCCTGAGTCTCCTCTCCCACCTGCTGCTGTGGGAAGCAGCACCAGCCCACAGGGTGTGTCCCGGAGCCCCTGCAGCCGCCGCGGTCCCCTGGCCTGCCCCCTGTGGCACGTGGGCTCTCAGATCCCAGATCTTCTGGTCACCCCCCATCCCCAACCCGATCTCTGTGCAGAGGCTGTAGGAGTTCGAGACACGCTGTGTCCTCAGGGGCTGGTGACCAGAGCTCAGCCTCCTCAAGACGGCTTCCTAATACTAGGAAGGGGCACTGGGGCCACTGCGTGCCGTTCGGGATTGGGGGTGGGGACTTGGGAGGGCCCATGCAGGAGGGCAGCCCCGTGGCCTGCAGGGACGGGTGGGGACAGCCTCGGAAGGCAGGGCTGGCTGGGTGAGGCCGCTCCGAGGAGGGTCCTTCCCACTCAGTCTTGAGCCTGGGGGATTGAGGTCTTGGTGCTTGGCATGAAATTGCAGATGATCACCTGCTCCTTGAAATCACCCTCCCGGAAAGTTTTTCAAACAGTCGAGCGTGCACACGTGGTCAGATGCTAACACACGCTTAGGTATTTAAACTCCGAGGGGCAGCAGTGGCACGCGGAGGCGAGGACCCAGCTGCTGGGCTGTGGCGGGGTGTCCCACCTGCGCGTGCTCGTTCTGCCAGAGAACAGCCAAGCCCCCCACTGCCTGCTGGGGGCTGCGAGGGTGGGCTGGTGGTGTCCTTCCCAGGCTCCCCCAGCAACTCCCATGCCTTCTGCCCTTGGTCTCACTCTACGCCCAGGCCGGACAGTCGTCGTCCTCAGCTGGGCTTCCCGAGCTCTGCAGCACTGAGTGGGCTGTGGATGATGGGGGGCTCTGTTGACAGGTTCGGCGTTAGACCCACATCTTAGCAATGTGAATATTCCTTCCCTAGAGAAGGATCTGGAAGAGCAAGACGGCCACGACCTGGGACCAGCAGGTGAGGGCGAGGAGCACCTGGGGCCCTGTTCCTCCAGCCGCTGAACAGCTAAGCtctgtggcaggaggatcgcttgagcccaggaaggtccaggctgcagtgagcggggGTTGGACCACTGTGCTCCCGCCTGGGCCACAGTGCAATAGCCCATATCTGGTTTTGGGGGCGGGAGGGCCCCCTTCTGGCGgtacctcctcctctccctcactgcccctccccttccccccctGCACACGGACTCCTCAGCCTCTCTCTCCCGCCTCCCACTTCTTCAGTTGACCTTTGTCCCAGCAAAGTGGCCCTGCAGACAGGCGGGGCTCTCCCTGAGGAAGGTCCTGATGGTCTCCAAAGGACAAATGTGTTCACACTGTAGACAAAAGATCAACATCCATACAAAAGTCTTATCCTATACAACACCCTTTCCTTCAGCCTAAAAGtgtatcttttctttctgactttaaaagaaagtaaactaTTTTAGAGGCCTGGACAAGTGCTGGGAGAACTGTACTAGTGGCTAAATTGGCTGGCAGAGCCTGGTGGGTGTCTGGCCTCTTGGGGGGGCCCACGCTAAACCCCCGTGTCCCCACCTCTGGTTGAAATCCCTTTGAGCCCATGGCTTGCCCAACTGTATGAGACGTGGCCACCCGGGGCTTTGTGGCTCCACACCCATAGAAGGTGGCTGCTGGCCTGGCCCCCGTATCCCCACCCCCCATATCCCCACCACCACCGCCTGCAGGGTCTGTCTTCCGTGGCTGCCGCCCGCCGGTGGGCAGATGTTTGGGCAGAGGCCTAGCGGTACTTCCTTCGCTCACTGGTCTGCCCCTGCCAGGTCCCAGGTCGCTGGCCGGCTCTGCGCCTGTTACCATACCCGGCTCCCTGCCCCGAGCACCATCGCTGCACTCGCCGTCCTCCGCATCCACCTCGCCACTCAGTTCGCTGTCCCAGCCCCTGCCGGGGCCGGTGGGTTCCTCGGCCATGACGCCTCCCCAGCAGCCGCCACCCCTGCGTTCAGAGCCGGGTGCACTGGGCTCTTCAGCCTCATCCTTCAGCTCCTTAGGTGAGTGCCGGCTCCCTCCACGCAAGTGTTCCCATGAAGCCTCCGTGGGGCTGCCTCCCAGAGGCCACCCTGACTGAGGGGCCCCACACGGAACCTTGTGCCCCATCCATGGTGGCAAACCACATGGCCTGCTGCTCACAGGCTCCCCCCGCCgcagactgagtcttgctctgtcacccaggctggagtgcaatggcacgatctcggctcactgcaacctccgcctcccaggtcccagcaattctcctgcctcagcctcccgagtagctgggattagaggcgtgcgccaccacacccggctaatttttgtgtttttagtaaagacgggtttcaccatgttggccaggctggtctcaaactcctgacctcgtgatctgcccacctcggcctcctgaagtgctgggatgacaggcttgagccaccgtgcacggctGTTTGTTACGTTGTAAACGAACGAACACTTGGCCGGGCTTGATGACTCGAgagcagcctgatcaacatggagaaaccctgtctctactaaaaatacaaaattagctgggcgtggtgagttgcgcctgtaatcccagctactcaggaggctgaggcaggagaatcgcttgaacctgggaggcggaggttgcagtgagccaagactgtgtcgttacactccagcctgggcaataagagtgaaactctgtctcaaaaaaaaaaaaaaaaaaaaaaagaccgggcgcggtggctcacgcctgtaatcccagcagtttgggaggccgaggagggcagatcaggaggtcaggagatcgagaccagcctggttaacacggtgaaacctcgtctctactaaaaataaaaaaattatccaggcgtggttgcgggcacttgtagtcccagctactcgggaggctgaggcaggagaatcgcttcaacccgggagtcggaggttgcagtgagccgagatcacgccactgcactccagcctggtgttagagcgagactccgtctcaagaaaaaaagaaacaaaaacactttgggccagcacagtggctcaggcctgtaatcccagcactttgggaggccgaggtgggtggatcacttgaggtcaggggttcaagagaAGCCTAGGCACCATAGTGAGATTCCTGACTctccaaaaattacaaaattttaaaagtgtttatttttttaagacaaactctcactctgtcgcccaagctccagcaatcttcgctcactgcagcctccgccttccaggttaaaatgattctcttgcctcagcctcccgagtagctgggatcacaggctcctgctaccacacccgtctaatttttgtgtttttagtagagatggggtttcaccatgttgcccaggctggtctcaaagtcctgacctcgggtgatctgcccgcctcggtctcccaaagtgctgggatgacaggcctgttTTTGTTAAAGTAACATTTAGAGTATCTCATAGTCTCTAAGCTGCATACACATTGGCAGATGTCACCGTGTGGACACAGCTCTTTGGGGTCTGTGAGGGTCCGTGTGAGGCGTTCCTGGGGGTGGAGTCTGAGAACCAGTGCCCCTTCCACCTCGTGATGTGGTCCCAGGAACGAATTTAATTCCTCTGTTCAGACTCCTCAGGTGGCCGGGAAGGCATAGATCTGGTGGGGAGACCGGCCGAGGCAGGTGTCACTGTCAGTGCCTCTGCCAGCCCCACTCGGTCCCCAGCGCCTCTTCCCGAGGCTGGTGGGGTCCAGGAGTGGGGCAAGGGGCTGGCAGAACAAAGGGCAAGACCCCTGCCATCAGGGTGGGTGAGCCCCAAAGGGTGCCCATGTGGAGGCGGGGCCGGGGCATAGCACCCACTAGTCACCAGGCCGTGAGCACAGCTGGGCTGGGCCGTCATCGGCCCTTTCACACTCAGGTTTGAACGGTGTCCCCGGGAGCATCTGGGACTTTGTTTCCGGCAGcttctcccccagccccacccctatcCTGAGCACCGGCCCCCCATCCTCTTCGGGTTCAAGTCCAAATGGGACTGAGCTGGCCCGGGTCAGACGGCAGCTGGACGAGGCCAAGAGGAAGATCCGGCAGTGGGAGGAGTCCTGGCAGCAGGTGAAACAGGTGAGCGTGTGGGGGGCCAGACAGGTGAGGGGGAGGGAGGGCCGCCGGGGACTCAGGTGAGGGGGAGGGAGGGCTGCCGGGGACTCAGGTGAGTGTAGGGGGGGTGAGGGAGGGCCGCAGGGGACTCAGGtgagtgtggggtggggggagacagGTGAGGGAGGGCCGCGGGGGACTCAGGTGAGTGTGGGGGGGTGAGGGAGGCCGCAGGGGACTCAGGTGAGGGGGCCACAGGTGATGGGGGACGGGAGGGAGGACCGCAGGTGACACGGGCAATGGGGTCTGCATGTGGCATAGGTGAGGTGGGAGGGGCCGAGATGGGCTCTGGCTGCCTCCTGCACGGGCCCTGGGTTTCAGGTCTGCGATGCCTGGCAGCGAGAGGCACAGGAGGCCAAGGAACGTGCCCGCGTGGCCGATAGTGACCGGCAGCTGGCGCTGCAGAAGAAGGAGGAGGTAGAGGCGCAGGTGAAGCAGctgcaggaggagctggaggGCCTGGGCGTAGCCTCCACACTGCCGGGGCTGCGGGGCTGCGGGGACATCGGCACCATTCCCCTGCCTAAGCTGCACTCGCTACAGAGTCAGCTGCGCCTGGACCTGGAGGCGGTGGATGGCGTGAGTCCTGCTTGGGGCGGGGTGAGGGCTAGCCTGTCTGCATGGCTGCTGTCCCTGTCTGGGGAGGGCCCTGGCTGGTGCGGTGTCCCTTCCCCCCCGCCCCTCGGGTCTGCTCcgggcctggggaggaggggacggTGCCCGCCCCAGCACAGACCCCCTGAGACCTCCTTGCCTGTCTCCCTGGGAGCCGCCTCTCCTGTCAGGCTGGCCCTTGCCCTTTCACCCCTCCCTCTTACCAGCGAATGCCAGGCTGCACCCTCCACAGGGAAGGCGGCCCCATCCCTCCCTGTTCACAGCTGCAACCCTCACACATGCTCCCTCCACTTCAGCATGTCTCTCCTCACCTCGCCTGTGAAGGGTGGACTCTCGGCCTAACTGCTCTGGGCCAGTGTGTCCTGCGTAGCTCACATCCTGGGCACCCAGCCGCCAGGGCCCTCAGGGGCCTGTCCTGTCCGGCCACTGCCGTGTCTGTGGTGGCCCCCAGGGGCCGTCCTCTGCCCAGGGCTCGAGACAGAGCATTCCCGCCACCCCGCAGCTGCCTTCTCCCTGAGGTGGCCCTGGCTGGGGGCATCTCCCTGACCCTGTCTCTGTAGCTGGTGGCCGGGTGGCCTGAGATGCCGAGTCCTGCCCAGAAGGCCCTGCGGCTCCCCAGctggtccagcctgggcaggggcCTCCTGACCCCGTTACTGTTCTGGCCCTGCAGGTGATCTTCCAGCTCCGCGCCAAGCAGTGCGTGGCCTGCCGGGAGCGGGCCCACGGTGCCGTCCTGCGGCCCTGCCAGCACCGTGTCCTCTGTGAGCCGTGTGCGGCCGCCGCACCCGAGTGCCCCTACTGCAAGGGCCAGCCCCTGCGGTGGTGACCTCAGCGGGGACAGCCACCTCCTGCTGGGCACCCTGGCTCCAGTGCTCGTAACCACAGACACATCGTCACTCACCTCTGGTGCCACCGATGTGAGGACCGAGGCTGGGAGCCCCGCCCGCGCTCAGCCGTTATCATGAGGCTGGGAGCCCCCGCCTGGGCTCGGCCGGACAGCTTTCCTGTCACACGTTGTCACCTATCTAGCCCTACCGACGGTTTCAAGGTATTTTCCTCAAAAACCTTAAAGGCAAACCTACAGAACCCGCCTGCCTGTCCTCGAGGGGCCTGGTGCCTCAGGGGTCCGCGTGGCGCTGTGATCACAGCAGTTTGTGGTCCTGACACTCCTGTGACTGGACCACTGGGAGCTGGGGTCTTTCAAAGCACTTTGTAAACCGAGGAATTTAGAGGTTATAAATTGCTCTAAGCTGCTTtctatgttgttttttaaatatgcGATAATATGAAGCTTTATATGTGTACTGTGAacttaaatatttcatatcaGTTTATTGTCAATTCATAGTATGCTGAATATATTAGATTTCATATTCTGAAACTAGTACTTATGAAATGAGCGTTTATCTAGTAGTAAGACCTaggatttttacattttcccATTAAGTGCATAGTATTTATAAGCAGAGTGATTATGGATTTAGATGTTTTTAACTTGATGGAAGGAGCTCGTTTTCCCGAGCCTGTGTGTGCACAAGGCACTAGGGTTGATATTCCAGCCTCGTGGCGTGGGAGGAAGAGAGCTCCGTCCTGCATTTCTGTGATCCGTGGCCACTTTTCCTATGCGCCTGTGCCTTGCTAAACAAGTGAAGGAACatcattggttttgttttctcccttgaacctctgaaagacagtttggtaCTAACGAAAAATGCAGCAGAAGGGATCAGACATCAGAggttttagaattcttttttaagcAGCTgtcttctggccaggcgcggtggctcacgcctgtgatcccagcacttcgggaggctgaggcaggtggatcacctaaggtcaggagtttgagaccatcctgcctaacatggtgaaaccctgtctctactaaaaatacaaaaattagccgggcgtggtggcgggcgcctgtagtcccagctactcggggggctgaggtaggagaatcgcttgaacccgggaggcagaggttgcagtgagccaggatcacgccactgcactccagcctgggtgacagagtgagactccggctcaaaaaaaaaaaaaaaaaaagaaaagctgtctTCTGATTACTTAGATCTGTCCTAGGCAATGGTGCTTTGTAGCTCCTTGGAGACATCGCTGGGCGTCCTGGTGGGGGTCAGGCAGTGAACTAGGAGAGTGGCTGGCTCCCCAGCCCCTGTGGCCACCCCCATCCTGCTTGTGTGGGAGACGCTCGAGCGGTGGTGTGCGCCAGGGTGCCGGGTGTATGAGAGTCACCTGACCCGTACTGCCAGTTAGTATCGGAGCTCATCCATGTGGCCAGCGAGGTCACACCAGGACCCAGTCACAGCCTCTTAGTGGCCTGGAGCACACGGGGGAAGTGGCCCCCCAAGGTCCCGGCTCTGCTGCGTCCCCTGGCCTGTCTGCCCTGGAGCGACAGAGTGGCTTCCGGCCGCAGCAGAAACGTGACTGAGAACGCGTTCCCGCGATGACCTGACCCTTCTGCTCAGGGCTGGGACTGTCCCTAGGAGTTGAGGAGCAGGAACAGGCGTCTGTGATTTACGGCGACCTGGCTCTCTGTGGGCCATGTGGGTTGTGAGGGCACAAGAGCAGGCAGCAGCATCGACGTGTTCCTCCCTGCCCGTGGTTTTGCCAAAGActtttaatagcattttttaaaagtgcaaaaCGTCTAGGGTAAAAAATTTTTATCAGTGACCAAATCAGAATGTATTCAATACAGTAGGAGGTTTAAGAACTTTTTTAACGTAAGACAAACTGATAGCAACATTCTGTCATTTTAAAGGCAGTGGATCCGTGGCATTCCGCAGCTAGTCCACTGCTGCAGGTAACCATCGACTTGGTTTTAgtgaatctgttttgtttttaattatagtgATGATTTATTAGCTCAGTATCTAGAAATTACGTATATTTTGTGCTACTGTCATCGATGTGTAAAAtcctctgtttttattatttatgcacTTGGTTCCCATTTCGGGGTTCCCATTTCGGGCCTCTGGTCTTTTCTGGGATATGGTGTCTGCCCAGACGTCTCCCGGTTGTCGGGAGCAGCTGAGCGCTAGTCTGCCGGCTGCTCTGCTCTTTTTGGGAACAACGTGGCGGCTGCCCCTCAGGGCATCTCCATGGATCAGCTTCTGGGGTGGTGGAGCTGGGAGCCCCAGGGGTTGGGGGACAGCGGAGACACCTGCTCCCCCATATTTGTACTGGCTCTGAGGACAGGTGAGCAGTGGGAAGACCAAAGAATGGCTGGCGGTGCTGCCAGGATTGGAAACGGAGGCAAGACCCTGGGGCTGCCCGCCCTGGGGCCTTCCTCACCCGTCTCGGTGGCCGAGGCACACAGCAGTGGCTGGAAGGTGCCCCGTGGAGGCGGGcccagtggctcccacctgtggCCATGGCCG contains:
- the UNKL gene encoding putative E3 ubiquitin-protein ligase UNKL isoform X6, whose translation is MRQTGYCPRGPFCAFAHIEKSLGMVNDWGCRDLHLTSPASTGSGPPGNLQAKRRDSPAEGGPKGSEQDSKQNHLAVFAAVHPPAPSVSSSVASSLASSAGSGSSSPTALPAPPTRALPLSPAGSTVEAVLGSALDPHLSNVNIPSLEKDLEEQDGHDLGPAGPRSLAGSAPVTIPGSLPRAPSLHSPSSASTSPLSSLSQPLPGPVGSSAMTPPQQPPPLRSEPGALGSSASSFSSLGLNGVPGSIWDFVSGSFSPSPTPILSTGPPSSSGSSPNGTELARVRRQLDEAKRKIRQWEESWQQVKQVCDAWQREAQEAKERARVADSDRQLALQKKEEVEAQVKQLQEELEGLGVASTLPGLRGCGDIGTIPLPKLHSLQSQLRLDLEAVDGVIFQLRAKQCVACRERAHGAVLRPCQHRVLCEPCAAAAPECPYCKGQPLRW
- the UNKL gene encoding putative E3 ubiquitin-protein ligase UNKL isoform X7; the encoded protein is MTPPQQPPPLRSEPGALGSSASSFSSLGLNGVPGSIWDFVSGSFSPSPTPILSTGPPSSSGSSPNGTELARVRRQLDEAKRKIRQWEESWQQVKQVCDAWQREAQEAKERARVADSDRQLALQKKEEVEAQVKQLQEELEGLGVASTLPGLRGCGDIGTIPLPKLHSLQSQLRLDLEAVDGVIFQLRAKQCVACRERAHGAVLRPCQHRVLCEPCAAAAPECPYCKGQPLRW